A stretch of the Desulforamulus ferrireducens genome encodes the following:
- a CDS encoding amino acid ABC transporter permease produces the protein MRNIKVLRIFYAINFLGGDKVRVFEIWAAALPVLLKGLELTIELTTLAVLFGCIIGLFVALGKMSRMLLLKIPSIIYVEFFRGSPLLVQIFLVYFGLPQLVGHPLDPFWSSVAVLSLNSGAYCAEIFRAGIQSIERGQMEAARSLGMSHTQAMRYVILPQAFKRVIPPLGNEFIAMMKDTSLVSVIGLVELARSGQLIISTTYTAIEIWFLVAIFYIVMTVLISEFFVNRMERRLKVGDRS, from the coding sequence ATGCGTAACATTAAAGTGTTACGCATATTTTATGCCATTAACTTCTTAGGTGGTGATAAGGTGAGAGTGTTTGAAATTTGGGCAGCGGCTTTACCCGTCCTCTTAAAGGGTCTGGAGTTAACCATAGAGTTAACTACTTTAGCGGTATTATTTGGTTGTATTATAGGATTGTTTGTGGCTTTGGGTAAGATGAGCCGTATGCTGCTGCTTAAAATTCCTTCCATTATTTATGTAGAGTTTTTTCGAGGCTCACCACTATTGGTGCAGATCTTTTTAGTTTACTTTGGTTTGCCTCAGTTGGTGGGACATCCCCTAGATCCCTTTTGGTCATCGGTGGCGGTGCTAAGTTTAAACAGCGGTGCCTACTGTGCGGAAATTTTTCGAGCCGGTATTCAGTCCATTGAGAGGGGACAGATGGAAGCGGCCCGTTCCCTGGGTATGAGCCATACCCAGGCCATGCGGTATGTAATTTTACCCCAGGCCTTTAAACGGGTTATTCCTCCCCTGGGTAATGAGTTTATTGCCATGATGAAAGATACTTCCCTGGTCTCGGTTATTGGTTTGGTGGAGCTAGCTCGCTCAGGTCAGTTAATTATTTCCACCACTTATACAGCCATTGAAATTTGGTTCCTGGTGGCTATTTTCTATATCGTCATGACAGTTTTGATCTCGGAATTCTTTGTTAACCGCATGGAAAGGAGGCTGAAGGTCGGTGATCGTAGCTAA
- the gcvPB gene encoding aminomethyl-transferring glycine dehydrogenase subunit GcvPB: MTEKLIFELGAPGRQGVTLPDNDVPELSLEEILPQQYLREQPVPLPEVSELDAVRHFVRLSRLNFGVDVGFYPLGSCTMKYNAKVAEDAAALSGFTNLHPYQPEELSQGALQLMYEIQQDLAEITGMDAFTLQPAAGAHGEMTGMLIIKAYLESKGETGRTKVIVPDSAHGTNPASATLCGFQVVEVKSDERGNVDIEALKQVLGPDVAALMLTNPSTLGLFEDNIKAIADLMHQAGGLLYYDGANLNAIMGYARPGDMGFDVVHVNLHKTFGTPHGGGGPGAGPVGVKAALAPFLPKPIVIKSEEGYRLDDHRPQSIGRVKAFYGNFSVLVKAYTYIRALGGKGLKEVSEYAVLNANYLMKRLANHVRIPYERVCMHEFVASPPSELKELGVKTLDIAKRLLDYGYHPPTVYFPLIVEEAMMLEPTETEGKETLDEFADNFIRVLAEAKENPAMLKQAPYTTPVRRLDEVTAARKPVLGWLPE, translated from the coding sequence ATGACCGAAAAACTAATTTTTGAGCTGGGTGCGCCCGGTCGCCAGGGGGTTACCCTGCCGGATAATGATGTGCCGGAATTATCCTTAGAGGAAATTTTGCCCCAACAATATCTGCGGGAGCAACCGGTGCCGTTGCCGGAAGTTAGCGAATTGGATGCTGTCCGCCACTTTGTGCGGTTATCCCGCTTGAATTTTGGCGTGGATGTGGGCTTTTACCCCCTGGGTTCCTGCACCATGAAATACAATGCCAAGGTAGCCGAAGATGCAGCGGCCTTGAGCGGCTTTACCAATTTGCATCCCTACCAACCGGAAGAACTATCCCAGGGTGCACTGCAACTCATGTATGAAATTCAGCAGGATTTAGCTGAAATTACCGGTATGGATGCCTTTACCCTACAGCCTGCCGCCGGTGCCCACGGTGAAATGACCGGCATGCTAATTATTAAGGCTTATTTGGAGAGTAAAGGGGAAACCGGCCGTACCAAGGTGATTGTGCCGGATTCCGCCCATGGTACCAACCCGGCCAGCGCCACCCTGTGCGGTTTTCAAGTGGTGGAGGTAAAGTCCGATGAGCGTGGTAACGTAGATATTGAAGCCTTAAAACAGGTGCTTGGTCCCGATGTGGCGGCCCTGATGTTAACCAACCCCAGCACCCTGGGTTTGTTTGAAGATAATATTAAGGCCATTGCCGACTTAATGCATCAGGCCGGAGGCCTACTCTATTACGATGGAGCTAACCTCAATGCGATCATGGGCTATGCCCGCCCCGGTGACATGGGTTTTGACGTGGTCCATGTAAACCTGCATAAAACCTTTGGCACACCCCACGGCGGTGGCGGCCCCGGTGCCGGTCCGGTGGGTGTTAAAGCAGCTCTTGCTCCCTTCTTGCCGAAACCGATAGTGATAAAGTCGGAGGAAGGCTATCGGCTGGATGATCACCGACCCCAGTCCATTGGTCGTGTGAAGGCATTTTACGGCAATTTTTCTGTGCTGGTTAAGGCCTACACCTATATCCGTGCCCTGGGCGGCAAAGGGCTCAAGGAAGTTTCTGAATATGCGGTGCTAAATGCCAACTATCTTATGAAACGTCTGGCTAACCATGTAAGAATCCCCTATGAGAGGGTGTGTATGCACGAATTTGTCGCTTCACCCCCCAGCGAACTAAAGGAACTGGGTGTCAAAACCCTGGATATTGCCAAACGTCTGCTGGATTACGGCTACCATCCGCCCACGGTCTACTTCCCTCTCATTGTGGAGGAAGCTATGATGCTGGAACCAACGGAAACCGAGGGTAAAGAAACCCTGGATGAGTTTGCCGATAATTTTATCAGGGTCTTGGCAGAGGCCAAAGAAAACCCCGCCATGTTAAAACAAGCTCCCTATACCACCCCGGTGCGTCGGCTAGATGAAGTAACAGCGGCCAGAAAACCGGTTTTGGGTTGGTTGCCGGAGTAA
- a CDS encoding basic amino acid ABC transporter substrate-binding protein — MKKAFKFVLLAMMVLSLAVAAVGCGGKEAAKEPAQEPAKQEAAAKTKLVVGADATFAPFEFTDPATGKYTGFDVELIEAICEEAGYELDFRSMGFDGLIAALQTNQIDAVISGMTITEERQKVVDFSEPYYKSGLVVAVQAKNNDIKSFEDLKGKKIAVQSGTTGALHAEKATDKDKITYFTSSDQAMLELKNGAVDAVVMDYPVTAYFIQQGNDDVKMVGEILSAEEYGIAVPKGKTETLEKINAALKTLKENGKYAEIYKKWFGEEPK; from the coding sequence GTGAAAAAGGCCTTTAAATTTGTCCTGCTCGCTATGATGGTATTATCCCTGGCAGTGGCAGCGGTGGGTTGCGGTGGTAAAGAAGCCGCCAAGGAACCTGCTCAGGAACCAGCAAAACAAGAGGCTGCAGCAAAAACCAAGTTGGTTGTAGGTGCTGACGCCACCTTTGCTCCCTTTGAGTTTACCGATCCTGCTACAGGTAAGTACACCGGCTTTGATGTGGAATTAATTGAAGCTATCTGTGAAGAGGCAGGTTATGAGCTTGACTTCCGCAGCATGGGCTTTGATGGTCTAATCGCTGCTTTGCAAACCAATCAAATTGATGCTGTTATCTCTGGTATGACCATTACCGAGGAGCGTCAAAAGGTAGTGGACTTCAGTGAGCCCTACTATAAGTCCGGTTTAGTGGTTGCCGTGCAAGCAAAGAACAATGACATCAAGAGCTTTGAAGATCTCAAAGGCAAGAAGATTGCTGTTCAAAGCGGTACCACCGGTGCTCTGCATGCTGAAAAAGCTACCGATAAGGATAAAATCACCTATTTCACCAGCAGTGACCAAGCTATGTTAGAGCTGAAAAACGGTGCTGTGGACGCAGTGGTCATGGACTATCCCGTAACTGCTTACTTTATCCAGCAAGGTAACGATGATGTTAAAATGGTAGGCGAAATTCTGTCTGCCGAAGAATATGGTATTGCTGTTCCCAAGGGTAAAACTGAGACTTTAGAAAAAATTAACGCCGCTCTGAAAACTTTAAAAGAAAATGGTAAGTACGCTGAAATTTACAAGAAATGGTTTGGTGAAGAACCTAAATAG
- the gcvT gene encoding glycine cleavage system aminomethyltransferase GcvT yields the protein MVEFGGWLMPVQYEGILKEHQAVRTAAGLFDVSHMGEIEISGPGARNFLQGLIPNDVNRLKPGCAIYSPLCNPAGGIIDDLLVYQLEENQYLLVVNASNIDKDYRWIETQAEGQGDITIKNVSEVTGQLALQGPVAEKVLQKLTAINLSEIKYFCFVYGQVEGVQCLISRTGYTGEDGFELYFPAEHATALWNAILAAGQLEGVQPAGLGARDTLRFEACLPLYGHELTDEISPLMAGLGWTVKFNKPDFIGREALSKEKEAGVSHKLVGLEMIERGIPRQGYPVQREGQEIGWITSGTFAPTLNKNLGLAYVLVQYAEIGSELDVMVRNKPVKARVVPKPFYKREV from the coding sequence ATGGTTGAATTTGGCGGCTGGCTCATGCCGGTGCAGTATGAAGGGATACTGAAGGAACACCAGGCTGTGAGGACAGCTGCAGGTTTATTTGATGTTTCCCACATGGGAGAAATTGAAATCTCCGGGCCAGGTGCCAGAAATTTTCTGCAAGGGCTAATTCCCAATGATGTGAATCGGCTTAAGCCAGGATGTGCCATTTATTCGCCCCTCTGTAACCCGGCTGGGGGTATCATTGATGATTTGCTGGTATACCAATTAGAGGAAAATCAATATCTTTTAGTAGTCAATGCCTCGAACATCGATAAGGATTACCGTTGGATTGAGACCCAGGCTGAGGGGCAAGGGGATATCACCATTAAGAATGTATCTGAGGTAACCGGCCAGTTAGCTCTGCAAGGGCCGGTTGCGGAAAAGGTATTACAAAAACTCACGGCCATTAACCTCAGTGAAATAAAATATTTCTGTTTTGTCTATGGTCAGGTGGAAGGTGTGCAGTGTCTTATTTCCCGTACAGGCTACACTGGGGAAGATGGGTTTGAATTGTATTTCCCTGCCGAACATGCAACAGCCCTCTGGAACGCCATCCTGGCTGCGGGACAGCTGGAAGGTGTGCAGCCGGCAGGTTTGGGAGCCAGGGATACCCTGCGCTTTGAAGCTTGTTTACCTCTTTATGGACATGAATTAACCGATGAAATTTCCCCCCTTATGGCCGGGTTGGGCTGGACTGTAAAGTTCAACAAGCCAGATTTTATAGGCAGGGAAGCCCTAAGTAAAGAGAAAGAAGCAGGGGTAAGTCACAAACTGGTGGGTTTAGAAATGATTGAGAGGGGTATTCCCCGCCAGGGTTATCCTGTCCAAAGGGAGGGGCAGGAAATAGGCTGGATAACCTCCGGTACCTTTGCTCCAACACTCAATAAAAATCTCGGCTTGGCCTATGTATTGGTACAGTACGCAGAAATTGGCAGCGAACTGGATGTCATGGTTCGTAATAAGCCAGTTAAAGCGCGTGTGGTACCAAAACCATTTTATAAACGGGAGGTATAA
- a CDS encoding DMT family transporter: MTNLKQIQADLALLGVTFVWGITFVVVQDALEGIGPYYFLGIRFTLAFAFLAFIYWRRFTLLNRDTLKAGLLIGVVLFAGYAFQTVGLQYTTASNAGFITGLAVVLVPLISALLSKKLPGIAAILGISSATIGLALLSLNNDFKVNYGDILTFFCALSYAGHILLVGKYAPRHDPVLLAILQIGVVAAVSIICAVTLETLPEQFTRPVWLGLFITAIPATALAFLIQNKVQRFTSPTHTAIIFIMEPVFAAATGWLWAGEILTTRQWIGCLLILTGMLVAELKDSLGTSGTEEVKGTG, encoded by the coding sequence ATGACTAATCTTAAACAAATACAAGCAGACTTGGCACTGCTGGGGGTAACCTTTGTCTGGGGGATTACCTTTGTGGTCGTACAGGATGCCTTAGAGGGCATTGGCCCTTATTATTTTCTGGGCATAAGATTTACCCTGGCCTTTGCCTTTTTAGCTTTCATCTACTGGCGGCGTTTTACCCTTCTCAACAGGGATACTTTAAAGGCCGGATTACTTATCGGCGTAGTACTCTTTGCCGGCTATGCCTTTCAGACTGTGGGCTTACAATATACCACAGCTTCCAACGCAGGATTTATTACGGGACTGGCAGTGGTGCTGGTGCCCCTTATCTCGGCTCTTTTGTCCAAGAAACTGCCGGGAATTGCAGCTATATTGGGTATTAGCAGTGCTACCATAGGTCTGGCCTTGCTTTCATTAAACAACGATTTCAAGGTGAACTATGGTGATATCTTAACTTTCTTTTGTGCCCTTTCCTATGCCGGACACATTCTCTTAGTGGGCAAATATGCTCCCCGTCATGATCCGGTACTGCTGGCCATCCTGCAAATTGGCGTGGTGGCAGCGGTTAGTATAATATGTGCTGTAACCTTGGAGACTCTACCTGAGCAGTTTACCCGTCCGGTCTGGCTGGGTCTTTTCATCACCGCTATCCCTGCCACTGCCCTGGCTTTTCTAATACAAAACAAGGTGCAGCGTTTTACCTCCCCTACTCACACTGCCATCATCTTTATTATGGAGCCGGTATTTGCCGCTGCCACAGGCTGGCTGTGGGCCGGAGAAATCCTTACCACCAGACAGTGGATAGGCTGCCTGCTGATTCTCACAGGAATGTTGGTGGCCGAACTGAAGGACAGCCTGGGAACATCAGGTACCGAAGAAGTGAAGGGAACCGGCTAA
- a CDS encoding transporter substrate-binding domain-containing protein, whose amino-acid sequence MKRKFTLLLALSLAMLILVTGCGSKESAEKSNEPAEKQKDTFKVGMECGYAPFNWTQMDDSNGAVKIDGTAEYAGGYDVEIAKRLAEGLGKELVIVKTEWDGLVPALTSGKIDAIIAGMSPTAERKQTIDFSDNYYKSDLVMVVKKGSKYENATSIHDFKGAKVTAQLNTFHYSVIKQIDGVLQQPAMDNFPAMRVALESGVIDGYVSERPEGVSASAANPNFAMVEFEEGFTTTDDDTAIAVGLAKGSELTEQINKILAGISEDERKAIMDTAIKNQPAAK is encoded by the coding sequence ATGAAAAGAAAGTTTACACTTCTGTTAGCATTGTCTTTAGCAATGCTTATCCTAGTAACGGGGTGCGGCTCAAAGGAAAGTGCGGAAAAGTCAAACGAGCCGGCAGAAAAACAAAAGGATACCTTTAAAGTTGGTATGGAATGTGGCTATGCGCCCTTTAACTGGACTCAAATGGATGATTCCAATGGTGCTGTTAAGATTGACGGTACTGCTGAATATGCCGGTGGCTATGATGTAGAAATTGCTAAAAGACTTGCTGAAGGTTTAGGTAAGGAACTGGTTATTGTGAAAACCGAATGGGATGGTCTGGTACCGGCTTTAACCTCAGGTAAGATTGATGCCATTATTGCAGGTATGTCCCCCACAGCAGAGCGTAAACAAACCATTGATTTTTCTGATAACTACTATAAATCAGATTTAGTCATGGTTGTTAAAAAGGGGAGCAAATATGAAAATGCTACCTCCATCCATGATTTTAAAGGTGCTAAAGTAACTGCCCAGTTAAATACCTTCCACTATTCAGTAATCAAACAAATTGACGGTGTGTTGCAACAACCGGCTATGGACAATTTCCCGGCCATGCGGGTTGCCCTTGAATCAGGTGTTATTGATGGTTATGTATCCGAACGTCCGGAGGGTGTCAGTGCCTCCGCTGCCAACCCTAACTTTGCCATGGTAGAATTTGAAGAAGGATTTACGACCACCGATGATGATACAGCCATTGCCGTGGGTCTTGCCAAGGGTAGTGAGCTAACTGAACAAATCAATAAGATTCTGGCAGGTATTTCCGAGGATGAGCGGAAAGCTATTATGGATACCGCCATTAAAAATCAACCGGCAGCTAAATAA
- a CDS encoding amino acid ABC transporter ATP-binding protein, whose translation MEKIIEVQHLSKSFGNHEVLKDIDFSVSKGEVVCIIGSSGSGKSTLLRCINLLERPSGGRIIYKGENILDDKHDVYAYRTKLGMVFQQFNLFNNHNVLGNCVVGQMKVLKRSREEAEKVAMKYLQVVGMDQYINAKPRQLSGGQKQRVAIARALSMEPDVMLFDEPTSALDPEMVGEVLKVMKELAESGLTMLIVTHEMGFAREVSDRVVFMDKGVIAEEGTPEQIFNNPIQARTREFLKRI comes from the coding sequence ATGGAAAAGATAATTGAGGTTCAACACCTAAGTAAATCCTTTGGTAACCACGAAGTTTTGAAAGACATTGATTTTTCAGTTAGCAAAGGAGAAGTGGTTTGTATCATTGGTTCATCTGGCTCTGGTAAATCAACTCTCCTTCGCTGTATCAATCTTCTGGAAAGGCCCAGCGGTGGTCGGATCATCTACAAGGGTGAAAATATCCTGGACGATAAGCACGATGTCTATGCCTATCGCACCAAGTTGGGCATGGTGTTCCAACAGTTTAACCTGTTTAATAATCATAATGTACTTGGTAACTGTGTTGTGGGACAAATGAAAGTATTAAAACGTTCCAGGGAAGAAGCTGAAAAAGTAGCGATGAAATATCTGCAAGTGGTTGGTATGGATCAATATATTAACGCCAAACCCAGACAGTTATCCGGTGGCCAAAAACAACGGGTGGCCATTGCCAGAGCCCTTTCCATGGAACCTGATGTGATGTTGTTTGATGAACCAACCTCAGCCCTTGACCCGGAGATGGTGGGAGAGGTACTCAAGGTAATGAAGGAATTGGCCGAATCAGGTCTGACCATGTTGATCGTAACCCATGAAATGGGCTTTGCCAGAGAAGTATCCGATCGGGTGGTCTTTATGGATAAAGGGGTTATCGCCGAGGAAGGAACTCCTGAGCAAATTTTCAATAACCCTATCCAGGCACGGACGAGAGAATTTTTAAAACGCATTTAA
- the gcvH gene encoding glycine cleavage system protein GcvH: MKFAAGLKYSKEHEWVRVEGNRAVIGITDFAQDSLGDIVFVELPSVGDSLEADDTFGVVESVKTASDLYAPVSGKVVEVNEALADAPEMVNQDPYGQGWMIIVEMSDETQLDNLLDVEQYQKMVEEA, translated from the coding sequence ATGAAATTTGCAGCGGGTTTAAAGTACAGTAAAGAACACGAATGGGTAAGAGTAGAAGGAAACAGAGCAGTGATTGGTATAACAGACTTTGCTCAGGATTCCTTAGGAGATATCGTCTTTGTTGAACTGCCTTCTGTTGGAGACAGCCTGGAGGCGGATGATACCTTTGGGGTGGTAGAATCTGTGAAGACAGCCAGCGATCTCTATGCACCGGTAAGTGGTAAAGTGGTAGAAGTGAACGAAGCCTTAGCCGATGCACCGGAAATGGTTAACCAGGACCCCTATGGTCAGGGTTGGATGATTATTGTAGAAATGTCCGATGAAACTCAACTTGACAACCTTTTGGATGTGGAGCAATACCAAAAGATGGTGGAAGAAGCCTAA
- the gcvPA gene encoding aminomethyl-transferring glycine dehydrogenase subunit GcvPA — MRFIPHTDAEKQQMLEFLGLEQTDQLFQDIPQDIRLNRELKVSGGLSELELTRHMASLAKQNTGVEETICFLGAGAYDHYIPSAVKHILGRAEFYTAYTPYQPEISQGVLQSIYEYQSMIRLLTGMDAANASMYDGASALAEGALMACAATRRERVVISGAVHPEYREVVKTYLYGPKIQLVEAPYRDGITSLEDTAALLDKNTAALLVQYPNFFGSIEDLSQLAEAAHSVGALLVVCADPIALGLLKAPGACGADIVVGEGQGLGLPLSYGGPYLGFLACKEKYLRKMPGRIVGQTVDVDGKRAFVLTLQAREQHIRRDKATSNICSNQALCALAATVYLSLLGRKGLTKVAELCVQKTNYAKGLLAQLPGYELPWPGPTFKEFVIKTPLPPAKINQELLQHNILGGLDLGRYYPELTGHMLLCVTEKRSRQEIELLVDRLGAMA, encoded by the coding sequence ATGAGATTCATTCCCCATACCGATGCTGAAAAACAACAAATGCTGGAGTTCCTTGGCCTTGAGCAGACAGACCAGTTATTTCAAGATATTCCTCAGGATATCAGACTAAACCGTGAACTCAAGGTAAGCGGGGGTCTGTCGGAACTGGAACTAACCAGGCATATGGCCTCCCTGGCCAAGCAAAACACAGGGGTGGAGGAAACCATTTGTTTTTTAGGGGCGGGAGCCTACGATCATTATATCCCCAGTGCCGTCAAGCACATCCTGGGACGGGCAGAATTTTACACCGCCTATACCCCTTACCAGCCGGAAATTAGCCAGGGGGTACTGCAGTCTATTTATGAATATCAAAGTATGATTCGCCTGCTCACCGGCATGGATGCTGCCAATGCTTCCATGTATGATGGAGCCAGTGCCTTAGCTGAAGGGGCGCTCATGGCCTGTGCTGCCACCAGGCGGGAGAGGGTGGTGATCTCGGGGGCCGTTCACCCGGAATATCGCGAGGTTGTGAAAACCTATCTTTACGGCCCCAAGATCCAACTGGTGGAAGCCCCTTACCGGGATGGTATCACTTCTTTAGAAGACACAGCAGCCTTATTGGATAAAAATACCGCTGCTTTATTAGTACAGTATCCCAACTTCTTTGGTAGTATCGAAGACCTGAGCCAACTGGCAGAGGCAGCCCACTCAGTGGGGGCGTTGCTGGTGGTTTGTGCCGACCCCATTGCCCTGGGATTGCTCAAAGCCCCCGGTGCCTGTGGGGCAGATATTGTGGTGGGGGAAGGTCAGGGCTTGGGCCTGCCTCTGTCCTATGGTGGCCCTTACCTGGGTTTTCTGGCCTGCAAAGAAAAATATCTCAGGAAAATGCCCGGGCGTATCGTAGGTCAAACGGTGGATGTGGATGGGAAAAGAGCCTTTGTCTTAACCTTGCAAGCCAGGGAGCAGCATATTCGGCGGGATAAGGCCACTTCTAACATTTGTTCCAACCAGGCCCTTTGTGCTTTGGCCGCCACTGTTTATCTAAGCCTCCTGGGCAGGAAGGGATTAACTAAGGTGGCAGAGTTATGTGTGCAGAAAACTAATTATGCCAAAGGCCTGCTGGCTCAGTTGCCGGGCTATGAACTGCCTTGGCCAGGGCCAACCTTCAAGGAATTTGTCATTAAGACTCCCCTACCTCCCGCTAAAATTAACCAAGAATTGCTGCAGCATAACATCCTGGGCGGCTTAGATTTGGGACGTTACTACCCCGAGCTGACTGGCCATATGCTGCTGTGTGTAACCGAGAAAAGAAGCCGGCAGGAAATAGAACTGCTGGTGGATCGATTGGGGGCGATGGCATGA
- a CDS encoding amino acid ABC transporter permease translates to MSLEWIIKIVVEYGPMFIRGAGITLLISIIGTIIGSLIGLVIGVIRTIPLPERGAKRITLKIVNTILSAYVEFFRGTPMIVQAMVIYYGSALAFGVDMNRLAAAIFIVSINTGAYMAEIVRGGIISIDKGQFEAAHAIGMNHVQTMLYVVLPQVVRNILPATGNEFIINIKDTSVLNVISVSELFFTTKTVAGVNFHYFESFFVACIIYFIMTYTVTRILRYFEKKLDGPEDYILLGNQMQLERPEDKLRKTQNN, encoded by the coding sequence ATGAGCTTAGAATGGATAATTAAGATCGTGGTAGAATACGGACCAATGTTCATACGCGGTGCCGGTATAACGCTGCTAATCTCTATTATTGGTACCATCATTGGATCGCTTATCGGTTTGGTCATAGGTGTTATTCGTACAATTCCTCTGCCTGAGCGGGGGGCTAAAAGGATTACTCTTAAAATTGTTAATACCATACTTTCTGCCTATGTTGAATTCTTCCGTGGCACACCTATGATTGTGCAAGCAATGGTAATTTATTATGGCTCAGCTTTGGCCTTTGGTGTTGATATGAACCGTTTAGCTGCTGCGATTTTTATTGTTTCTATTAACACTGGTGCCTATATGGCAGAAATTGTGCGGGGTGGCATTATTTCTATTGATAAGGGACAATTTGAGGCAGCCCACGCCATTGGCATGAACCATGTACAAACCATGCTCTATGTGGTATTGCCACAGGTAGTACGCAACATTTTACCAGCAACGGGTAATGAATTTATTATTAACATTAAGGATACCTCGGTGCTTAACGTCATTTCAGTATCAGAATTGTTCTTCACCACCAAAACAGTGGCAGGAGTTAACTTCCACTATTTCGAATCCTTTTTCGTGGCCTGTATCATTTACTTCATCATGACCTATACAGTGACCAGGATATTACGTTATTTTGAAAAGAAACTAGATGGCCCAGAGGATTATATCCTTTTAGGTAATCAAATGCAGTTAGAAAGACCGGAAGATAAGCTGCGTAAAACACAAAATAATTAG
- a CDS encoding cation diffusion facilitator family transporter → MNQVQETKIKVARLSIISNTCLTTGKLIVGLAMGSVGVISEAVHSGLDLIASLIAFAAVRHSGKPADKEHPYGHGKFENLAGILEALLIMLAALGIFAHAIPKIIQGGGEIESLGWGALVMGISAVVNFVISQKLIKVGKATDSPALVADGWHLRTDVYTSAGVLIGLAAIYLTGYTIIDPIIAVGVGLLIIKASIDLIKESMGVMLDVRLPLEEEEAIKGVLQRHSNQFLEYHGLRTRKSGPYRYVDLHLVVSRHISVGSAHLLCDRIEAEIEQELPGVQVLIHCEPCEAAEEPQENVNCSSTSCQTSGCPKALCPLKEEET, encoded by the coding sequence ATGAATCAGGTTCAAGAAACCAAAATAAAGGTGGCACGCCTTTCCATCATTTCTAATACCTGCTTAACCACGGGAAAACTAATAGTGGGATTGGCCATGGGTTCGGTGGGGGTAATATCCGAGGCAGTGCACTCCGGCTTGGACCTCATTGCCTCTTTAATAGCCTTTGCGGCAGTTCGCCACTCCGGTAAGCCGGCGGATAAAGAGCATCCCTATGGTCATGGCAAGTTTGAAAACTTGGCGGGTATTTTGGAGGCGTTGCTTATTATGCTGGCAGCCCTTGGTATTTTTGCCCATGCCATACCCAAAATTATCCAGGGCGGGGGAGAAATAGAATCTCTGGGTTGGGGTGCTTTAGTAATGGGCATTTCAGCAGTGGTTAACTTTGTGATATCTCAAAAATTAATCAAGGTTGGCAAAGCAACTGATTCTCCTGCCCTGGTGGCGGATGGTTGGCACCTGCGCACCGATGTTTATACCTCGGCGGGAGTATTAATAGGGCTAGCTGCCATTTATCTAACCGGTTATACCATCATAGACCCAATCATCGCTGTGGGAGTAGGCTTACTGATTATTAAAGCAAGTATTGACCTAATTAAAGAGTCTATGGGTGTGATGCTGGATGTCAGATTGCCCTTGGAAGAGGAAGAGGCCATTAAAGGAGTTTTGCAAAGACATTCCAATCAGTTTCTGGAATACCACGGCCTGCGTACCCGTAAATCAGGTCCCTATCGCTACGTTGATCTGCACTTAGTGGTTTCCCGTCATATTTCTGTTGGTTCAGCCCATCTGCTCTGTGACCGCATTGAAGCGGAAATAGAACAGGAACTGCCCGGGGTGCAAGTATTAATACACTGTGAACCCTGCGAAGCCGCGGAAGAACCGCAGGAAAACGTTAATTGTAGCAGTACCTCCTGTCAAACCTCTGGCTGTCCCAAGGCACTTTGTCCGCTCAAGGAAGAAGAAACATAA
- a CDS encoding small, acid-soluble spore protein, alpha/beta type: MSKGAKPGTRSKGAGKKEKKPTPMDLLKLEIASELGLSEKIKQVGWGGLTSAESGRIGGIITQRAKKGLIDLAALRES, encoded by the coding sequence ATGAGCAAAGGGGCAAAACCCGGTACAAGATCAAAGGGTGCTGGCAAAAAGGAAAAGAAACCTACACCCATGGATTTATTAAAACTTGAAATCGCTTCAGAACTTGGCCTAAGCGAAAAAATCAAGCAGGTGGGTTGGGGCGGTTTAACCTCAGCCGAATCCGGTCGCATTGGTGGTATTATTACCCAGCGAGCCAAAAAGGGCTTAATTGATTTAGCTGCCCTGCGGGAGAGTTAA